The Microbacterium sp. LWO12-1.2 genome includes a window with the following:
- a CDS encoding ABC transporter substrate-binding protein, with translation MSSRRRALAGASLLLASTLLVSACTSTGAGEATDSAEDAPPITFLYSPYADYAPFFLAEEKGYFEDAGVDVELVAKGGSSGETYQQVSTGNITAGGATWGAGLFNATKSGASISVIASVSRIPESGPNPSPLLASDASGITDAADLKGKKIGIPGDGGFGIYSVALALESVGLSVADVELVNLSPGDIPAALANGSVEASWSIEPISSAVIAQGIGHELLDIDYQAGVELGAMVFNTEYVDKHPAAVTAFTAAYLKAVKELEDGGWQDPATQKIIAEYTDLPVETLTSIALTTQDPSGAIDWEDVARQEQFFRDRDALEFDGDSGIQDIYRDDILSDAIALVESGDLAPAGK, from the coding sequence ATGTCCTCTCGCCGCCGTGCCCTCGCGGGCGCATCCCTCCTTCTCGCCAGCACCCTGCTGGTCTCGGCCTGCACCTCGACCGGAGCCGGAGAGGCCACGGACTCCGCCGAAGACGCGCCGCCCATCACGTTCCTGTACTCGCCCTACGCGGACTACGCGCCGTTCTTCCTCGCCGAGGAAAAGGGCTACTTCGAAGACGCCGGCGTCGACGTCGAGCTCGTCGCCAAGGGTGGGAGCTCGGGCGAGACCTACCAGCAGGTGAGCACGGGCAACATCACCGCCGGCGGCGCGACCTGGGGCGCCGGCCTGTTCAACGCCACCAAGTCAGGCGCTTCGATCTCCGTCATCGCCAGCGTCTCCCGCATCCCCGAGTCGGGCCCCAACCCCTCTCCCCTGCTCGCCTCCGATGCCTCGGGCATCACCGATGCCGCCGACCTCAAGGGCAAGAAGATCGGCATCCCCGGTGACGGCGGCTTCGGCATCTACTCCGTCGCGCTGGCACTGGAATCCGTCGGTCTCTCGGTCGCAGACGTCGAGCTGGTGAACCTCAGCCCCGGCGACATCCCCGCCGCGCTCGCGAACGGGTCCGTCGAGGCCAGCTGGTCCATCGAGCCCATCTCGTCTGCCGTCATCGCCCAGGGCATCGGACACGAGCTGCTCGACATCGACTACCAGGCCGGCGTCGAGCTCGGCGCGATGGTCTTCAATACCGAGTACGTCGACAAGCACCCGGCCGCCGTCACCGCCTTCACCGCGGCCTACCTCAAGGCTGTGAAGGAGCTCGAGGACGGCGGATGGCAGGACCCGGCCACGCAGAAGATCATCGCCGAGTACACCGACCTCCCCGTCGAGACCCTGACCTCCATCGCGCTCACCACGCAGGACCCGAGCGGCGCGATCGACTGGGAGGACGTCGCCCGCCAGGAGCAGTTCTTCCGTGATCGCGACGCTCTCGAGTTCGACGGCGACTCCGGCATCCAGGACATCTACCGCGACGACATCCTGAGCGACGCGATCGCTCTCGTCGAGAGCGGCGACCTGGCACCCGCCGGGAAATGA
- a CDS encoding type II toxin-antitoxin system PemK/MazF family toxin, producing MSSSNGILSTLAEILRNALGSNRASRTSAPRRPTARLRTEPREESRTGTDAGSAAGKATIRVDPDRIGSLRIDYAPDRDGAPDAGEIIWTWVPYEENDGRGKDRPVLVIGRESADRVYAVRMTSKPHDGERDYLSIGTGTWDSQGRESWVDIEQLYSVHDRGLRREAAVLDRRRYDRVGAALTRRYGWRAAE from the coding sequence GTGAGTTCTTCCAACGGCATCCTCTCCACTCTCGCGGAGATCCTGCGCAACGCACTGGGATCGAATCGGGCGTCTCGGACATCAGCTCCGAGGCGCCCGACTGCGCGTCTGCGCACAGAACCGCGTGAGGAATCACGCACCGGGACCGACGCCGGGAGCGCTGCGGGAAAGGCCACCATCCGCGTCGATCCCGACCGGATCGGATCGCTGCGGATCGACTACGCGCCCGACCGCGACGGAGCCCCGGACGCCGGGGAGATCATCTGGACCTGGGTGCCGTACGAGGAGAACGACGGTCGCGGCAAAGACCGGCCCGTCCTGGTGATCGGCCGGGAGTCCGCTGATCGTGTCTACGCGGTGCGGATGACCAGTAAGCCGCACGACGGCGAGCGGGATTACCTCTCGATCGGAACCGGCACCTGGGACTCGCAGGGGCGTGAATCGTGGGTCGACATCGAACAGCTGTACAGCGTGCACGATCGAGGACTCCGGCGCGAGGCCGCGGTCCTCGATCGCCGACGCTACGACCGCGTCGGGGCTGCGCTCACGCGGCGCTACGGGTGGCGGGCAGCGGAGTGA
- a CDS encoding ABC transporter ATP-binding protein, with amino-acid sequence MSGLSVKGLWKAYPNADRKDELLVALEDIDLEIADNEFVCVLGPSGCGKSTLLRIAAGLEKPSLGTIETSSRPSVVFQEHGVFPWLTVAQNIGYPLKLRGLSRAQRNERVEQLLDLVGLSEFGGYFPAQISGGMRQRTSVARALADDGDLLLMDEPFGALDEQTRVALQQELLQIWERTSKAVMFITHSVDEALMLADRVVVMSHRPGRIIDDIEVPFGRPRDIAGLRKDPRYGEITERLWTLLEHGTEQEVAS; translated from the coding sequence ATGAGCGGCCTCAGCGTCAAGGGGCTCTGGAAGGCGTATCCGAACGCGGATCGCAAGGATGAGCTCCTGGTGGCCCTCGAGGACATCGATCTGGAGATCGCGGACAACGAGTTCGTCTGCGTCCTCGGCCCCTCGGGCTGTGGCAAGAGCACTCTGCTCCGCATCGCCGCCGGCCTCGAGAAGCCGAGCCTCGGGACGATCGAGACCTCCAGCCGTCCCTCCGTGGTGTTCCAGGAGCACGGCGTCTTCCCCTGGCTGACCGTCGCGCAGAACATCGGCTATCCGCTCAAGCTGCGAGGCCTGTCGCGCGCGCAGCGGAACGAGCGCGTGGAGCAGCTCCTCGACCTCGTGGGACTGTCGGAGTTCGGCGGCTACTTCCCCGCACAGATCTCCGGCGGCATGCGCCAGCGCACCTCGGTGGCGCGTGCACTCGCGGACGACGGCGATCTGCTGCTCATGGACGAGCCCTTCGGCGCTCTCGACGAGCAGACACGGGTGGCACTTCAGCAGGAGCTCCTGCAGATCTGGGAACGCACCTCGAAGGCGGTCATGTTCATCACCCACAGCGTCGACGAAGCCCTCATGCTCGCCGACCGCGTCGTCGTGATGTCGCACCGTCCCGGTCGCATCATCGACGACATCGAGGTGCCGTTCGGGCGGCCGCGCGATATCGCCGGGCTCCGGAAGGACCCGCGCTACGGCGAGATCACGGAACGGCTGTGGACTCTGCTGGAACACGGAACGGAACAGGAGGTGGCGTCGTGA
- a CDS encoding ammonium transporter — protein sequence MDAPGNISWAITATALVLLMTPGVAFFYGGLVKAKSVVSMMMMSFGSIGLVAVLWILFGFSMSAVDSPTAFAGNPFADFGLANLAAGEGSNVALLGVAYGATFAIITVALISGAIADRAKFGSWLIFAGVFATVGYFPVAAWVWGGGWIMNLGTTLFGEDSGIGVIDYAGGTAVHINAGAAALALALVLGKRIGFQKGILKPHNVPLTLLGAALLWFGWFGFNAGAEWLAEDMGGVGLIGLNTLGATAAAILGWILIERIKDGKATSVGAASGAVAGLVAITPACANLTPGWSLLLGAVAGIVCALAVELKFRLGFDDSLDVVGIHLVGGLIGTLYLGFFATETGLFVGGDARQLAVQVIAALGVLIYSFVVAFIIGFAIEKTIGFRITNEDEIAGVDQVVHGEEGYALADA from the coding sequence ATGGATGCTCCCGGCAACATCTCGTGGGCGATCACCGCGACAGCGCTGGTTCTGCTCATGACGCCTGGCGTCGCCTTCTTCTACGGCGGTCTCGTCAAGGCGAAGAGCGTCGTCAGCATGATGATGATGAGTTTCGGCTCGATCGGACTTGTCGCCGTGCTGTGGATTCTCTTCGGCTTCTCGATGAGCGCCGTCGACAGCCCGACCGCCTTCGCAGGCAACCCGTTCGCCGACTTCGGACTGGCGAACCTCGCCGCCGGTGAAGGCTCCAACGTGGCGCTGCTCGGCGTCGCCTACGGTGCGACCTTCGCCATCATCACCGTCGCGCTGATCTCCGGTGCCATCGCCGACCGCGCGAAGTTCGGCAGCTGGCTGATCTTCGCCGGTGTCTTCGCCACGGTCGGCTACTTCCCGGTCGCCGCCTGGGTCTGGGGTGGCGGCTGGATCATGAACCTCGGCACCACGCTCTTCGGTGAGGACAGCGGGATCGGCGTCATCGACTACGCCGGTGGTACCGCGGTCCACATCAACGCGGGTGCCGCAGCTCTCGCCCTGGCCCTCGTCCTCGGCAAGCGCATCGGCTTCCAGAAGGGCATCCTCAAGCCGCACAACGTGCCGCTGACGCTCCTGGGCGCCGCGCTGCTGTGGTTCGGCTGGTTCGGCTTCAACGCAGGCGCTGAGTGGCTCGCAGAGGACATGGGCGGCGTCGGACTCATCGGCCTGAACACTCTCGGCGCCACGGCGGCCGCGATCCTCGGCTGGATCCTGATCGAGCGCATCAAGGACGGCAAGGCCACGTCGGTCGGCGCCGCATCCGGTGCGGTTGCCGGTCTGGTCGCCATCACGCCGGCCTGCGCCAACCTGACGCCCGGCTGGTCTCTGCTGCTCGGCGCTGTCGCCGGTATCGTCTGCGCTCTCGCGGTGGAGCTGAAGTTCCGCCTCGGCTTCGACGACTCTCTCGATGTGGTCGGCATCCACCTCGTCGGTGGTCTGATCGGAACGCTGTACCTCGGCTTCTTCGCCACCGAAACCGGCCTGTTCGTGGGTGGCGACGCTCGCCAGCTCGCCGTCCAGGTGATCGCCGCGCTCGGTGTGCTGATCTACTCCTTCGTGGTCGCCTTCATCATCGGCTTCGCGATCGAGAAGACGATCGGCTTCCGCATCACGAACGAGGACGAGATCGCCGGTGTCGACCAGGTCGTCCACGGTGAAGAGGGATACGCACTCGCAGATGCATGA
- a CDS encoding SPW repeat domain-containing protein: MRFIPTKVHGALDYIVGIALIAAPWLFGFAAMGGPAVVIPIVLGVGLIVYSLFTRYEWGPFGFIPMPVHLVFDIVASLFLALSPWIFGFSGEAVNVWLPHVVVGAAVIVVVLFSQPQPAPSRNRVATA, from the coding sequence ATGCGTTTCATCCCCACCAAGGTCCACGGTGCACTCGACTACATCGTGGGTATCGCGCTCATCGCCGCACCGTGGCTCTTCGGCTTCGCCGCCATGGGTGGCCCGGCCGTGGTGATCCCGATCGTCCTGGGCGTCGGGCTCATCGTCTACAGCCTGTTCACGAGGTACGAATGGGGACCCTTCGGCTTCATCCCGATGCCCGTCCACCTCGTGTTCGACATCGTCGCGAGCCTGTTCCTGGCGTTGTCGCCGTGGATCTTCGGCTTCTCCGGTGAGGCAGTGAACGTCTGGCTGCCGCACGTCGTCGTCGGCGCCGCCGTAATCGTCGTCGTGCTGTTCTCGCAGCCGCAGCCGGCACCGTCGCGAAACAGGGTCGCCACCGCGTGA
- a CDS encoding GIY-YIG nuclease family protein — protein sequence MPTIDALPGPCHLCGGSTGTRIEHAWVCTVCGWRYGDVPDSGLPLPRVDVVYYLRFDRRVKIGTSRRPRQRLASIRHDELLAFERGDRVVEHRRHLEFAALREGGEWFTLTSALDEHIATVRAAGEPWHLYARWFSEALQRNG from the coding sequence GTGCCCACGATCGACGCCCTCCCCGGCCCCTGCCACCTGTGCGGCGGCTCGACCGGCACCCGGATCGAGCATGCCTGGGTGTGCACGGTCTGCGGGTGGCGGTATGGCGACGTGCCCGACTCGGGCCTGCCCCTTCCTCGAGTGGATGTCGTCTACTACCTGCGCTTCGATCGCCGGGTGAAGATCGGCACCAGCAGACGGCCTCGCCAGCGTCTCGCCAGCATCCGCCACGACGAGTTACTTGCCTTCGAACGCGGAGACAGAGTCGTCGAGCACCGTCGGCACCTCGAGTTCGCCGCCCTGCGAGAAGGGGGCGAGTGGTTCACCCTGACGTCCGCGTTGGATGAGCACATCGCGACCGTCCGCGCCGCGGGCGAACCCTGGCATCTCTATGCACGATGGTTCAGCGAGGCGCTCCAGCGCAACGGATGA
- a CDS encoding DUF1611 domain-containing protein → MSSLPRSINPAAREWAAPIALPLGTTAVVYCEGQFGEQDGKTANGLVRHSEKYEILSVIDTTHAGADAGMLLDGTAKSIPILDGLASAIAHAGHVPDYLICGVAPADGMLSEDQRTVLLDGISRGMHIINGLHEFLTDDAEFVAASLLAGVTITDVRRPKEKKDLHLFSGRIFDVTCPRITVLGTDGAIGKRTTSTLLVRALNERGIHAVMVGTGQTTIIQGGKYGVALDALVPQFCSGEVENQVVAAFEGEDPDVIIVEGQGALSHPAYITSAHILRGSQPAGVIVQHAPGRKVLGDFPMVDMPTVTSEIALIEAFSDTRVIGVTVNHENLSAQELADAIDEIELDTGLPATDPLTRPLSDLVDMVLQAFPALTPLPATRSAA, encoded by the coding sequence GTGTCATCCCTACCCCGTTCGATCAACCCTGCCGCCCGCGAGTGGGCTGCGCCGATCGCACTTCCGCTCGGCACGACGGCCGTCGTCTACTGCGAAGGCCAGTTCGGCGAGCAGGACGGCAAGACCGCCAACGGCCTGGTCCGGCACTCGGAGAAGTACGAGATCCTCAGCGTCATCGACACGACGCATGCCGGCGCGGATGCCGGGATGCTGCTCGACGGCACCGCTAAGAGCATCCCGATCCTCGACGGGCTCGCATCGGCGATCGCGCACGCCGGGCACGTCCCCGACTACCTGATCTGCGGTGTCGCCCCCGCCGACGGAATGCTCTCCGAGGATCAGCGCACGGTGCTGCTCGATGGCATCTCGCGAGGGATGCACATCATCAACGGCCTCCACGAGTTCCTGACCGATGATGCGGAGTTCGTCGCGGCGAGCCTTCTCGCCGGTGTCACGATCACCGATGTCCGTCGCCCCAAGGAGAAGAAGGACCTGCATCTGTTCTCCGGTCGGATCTTCGACGTCACCTGCCCGCGCATCACGGTTCTCGGTACCGACGGCGCGATCGGCAAGCGCACCACGTCGACTCTGCTCGTCCGTGCGCTCAACGAGCGGGGCATCCATGCCGTGATGGTCGGCACCGGACAGACCACGATCATCCAGGGCGGCAAGTACGGTGTGGCGCTCGACGCCCTCGTCCCGCAGTTCTGCTCCGGCGAGGTCGAGAACCAGGTCGTCGCCGCTTTCGAGGGCGAGGACCCCGATGTGATCATCGTCGAGGGCCAGGGGGCGCTCAGCCACCCCGCGTACATCACGTCCGCTCACATCCTCCGCGGAAGCCAGCCGGCTGGCGTCATCGTGCAGCACGCACCCGGCCGCAAGGTGCTCGGAGACTTCCCGATGGTCGACATGCCGACCGTCACGAGCGAGATCGCGCTGATCGAAGCCTTCTCCGACACCCGAGTGATCGGGGTCACCGTGAACCACGAGAACCTGTCGGCGCAGGAGCTGGCAGACGCGATCGATGAGATCGAGTTGGACACAGGGCTCCCGGCCACAGATCCTCTGACGCGGCCGTTGTCCGACCTCGTCGACATGGTGCTTCAGGCGTTCCCGGCGCTCACTCCGCTGCCCGCCACCCGTAGCGCCGCGTGA
- a CDS encoding acyl-CoA thioesterase/bile acid-CoA:amino acid N-acyltransferase family protein: MSSSPRSFTLDVSPAVGPLWERRALSVSGASPGSLVTVRAVTRRDGGEWAAQATFLADAEGRVDAATEAPVSGDYRVADAMGLFWSQRREPGTTGSAEPSRVDTPVVTTVTAWNEPGTGHLDVAGEGARASRDTVEVVQWLRGEGVSRTEIRDDGLVGTLFRPALPGPLPTVIVLNGSGGGINEARAAQYASRGIQALALGYFRAPGLSDHISRTPLEYFERALIYVATELDPAGGRAIVSGQSRGGELSLLLAATYPELVLASVPFVPGAFVFGAQGAADPAEGWSGPTWTRAGEPLEHLWHDNSGVTWQPWNDEPPPTRHRDVYVDGLHDRELARASRIPIENFTGPVLCISGLDDRAWPSSMASRLVIDTLARHGHAAERLHLDYEDAGHGIALPHLPSTDIERTHPVSGVRYSNGGTPRGIAAASADSFEQVCAFIHRSAAQASAVGRTTPRNEGR; the protein is encoded by the coding sequence ATGAGCAGCTCCCCTCGATCCTTCACTCTCGACGTCTCGCCTGCGGTCGGGCCCCTGTGGGAGCGCCGCGCCCTCAGCGTGAGCGGCGCCTCTCCCGGGTCTCTGGTCACCGTGCGTGCCGTCACACGGCGCGACGGCGGCGAGTGGGCTGCCCAGGCGACCTTCCTCGCGGATGCCGAGGGACGCGTAGATGCCGCCACCGAGGCACCCGTCTCCGGCGACTACCGCGTCGCCGACGCGATGGGGCTGTTCTGGTCGCAGAGGCGAGAACCCGGCACGACCGGCTCCGCGGAGCCGTCGAGAGTCGACACTCCCGTCGTCACCACCGTCACCGCATGGAATGAGCCAGGAACCGGCCACCTCGATGTCGCCGGCGAAGGCGCACGCGCGTCTCGCGACACGGTCGAGGTCGTGCAATGGCTCCGCGGCGAGGGAGTCTCTCGCACGGAGATCCGCGACGACGGACTCGTCGGAACCCTCTTCCGCCCCGCGCTGCCCGGCCCGTTGCCCACCGTCATCGTGCTGAACGGCTCGGGTGGCGGCATCAACGAGGCTCGCGCCGCACAGTATGCGTCTCGCGGCATACAGGCGCTGGCGCTCGGATACTTCCGCGCACCGGGGCTGTCGGACCACATCTCCCGCACTCCGCTCGAGTACTTCGAACGCGCGTTGATCTACGTCGCAACCGAGCTCGACCCCGCGGGCGGGCGCGCAATCGTGAGCGGGCAGTCGCGCGGCGGCGAGCTGTCGCTGCTGCTCGCCGCGACCTACCCCGAGCTGGTGCTCGCGAGTGTGCCGTTCGTACCTGGCGCATTCGTCTTCGGCGCTCAGGGCGCGGCTGATCCCGCCGAGGGCTGGAGCGGACCGACCTGGACCCGTGCGGGCGAACCCCTGGAGCACCTCTGGCACGACAACTCCGGAGTGACCTGGCAGCCGTGGAACGACGAGCCACCGCCCACGCGTCATCGCGATGTCTACGTCGACGGTCTGCATGATCGCGAGCTGGCGCGCGCGTCGCGCATCCCGATCGAGAACTTCACCGGGCCGGTGCTCTGCATCTCCGGACTCGACGATCGTGCCTGGCCGTCCAGCATGGCGTCCCGCCTCGTCATCGACACGCTGGCGCGGCACGGCCACGCTGCGGAGCGCCTCCACCTCGACTACGAAGACGCCGGCCACGGCATCGCGCTCCCCCACCTGCCCAGCACCGACATCGAGCGCACGCATCCGGTCTCCGGTGTGCGCTACTCGAACGGTGGCACTCCGAGGGGCATCGCCGCCGCCAGCGCCGACTCGTTCGAGCAGGTCTGCGCTTTCATCCACCGCTCGGCCGCCCAGGCATCCGCCGTCGGCCGCACTACACCGAGAAACGAAGGACGGTAG
- a CDS encoding ABC transporter permease, producing MSAIADPAIERQLKDAVKAERGSVWVRRLGPYTPLLILLVWEICSRTGVLDARFFPAPSSIVETFFELLASGVLLENISITLSRIAIGFVMGAIPGIILGVLLGSVRTLRLLLDPIFSSLLPVPKVAIFPLLLLIFGLGETSKYVIVAIGVFFYLLFNTLSGVMQTPPLLNDVANANGATRLQRWMTVSFPYALPSIFTGIKLATGGAFVIIAASEFVGANSGLGYMIWSSWGTFAVSKMYVGIVTISVLGYAATWLWALLERRVVPWVKY from the coding sequence GTGAGCGCGATCGCCGATCCGGCCATCGAACGGCAGCTCAAGGACGCGGTCAAGGCTGAACGCGGCTCGGTGTGGGTCCGTCGTCTCGGGCCGTACACGCCGCTGCTCATCCTGCTGGTCTGGGAGATCTGCAGCCGGACGGGCGTTCTCGATGCACGCTTCTTCCCCGCACCGAGCTCGATCGTGGAGACCTTCTTCGAGCTGCTGGCTTCGGGAGTACTGCTCGAGAACATCAGCATCACGCTGTCGCGCATCGCGATCGGATTCGTGATGGGAGCGATTCCCGGGATCATCCTGGGTGTCCTGCTCGGATCTGTGCGCACCCTGCGCCTGCTGCTGGACCCGATCTTCTCGAGCCTGCTGCCCGTGCCGAAGGTCGCGATCTTCCCGCTGCTCCTGCTGATCTTCGGACTGGGAGAGACGAGCAAGTACGTCATCGTCGCGATCGGCGTGTTCTTCTATCTCCTGTTCAACACGCTCAGCGGAGTCATGCAGACGCCTCCACTGCTCAACGACGTCGCGAACGCGAACGGCGCCACCCGTCTGCAGCGCTGGATGACCGTGTCCTTCCCCTATGCGCTGCCCTCCATCTTCACCGGCATCAAGCTGGCGACCGGAGGAGCGTTCGTCATCATCGCAGCGTCGGAGTTCGTCGGCGCGAACAGCGGCCTCGGCTACATGATCTGGAGCTCATGGGGCACCTTCGCCGTCTCGAAGATGTATGTCGGCATCGTCACGATCTCGGTGCTCGGCTACGCGGCGACCTGGCTGTGGGCGCTCCTCGAGCGTCGTGTCGTGCCCTGGGTGAAGTACTGA
- a CDS encoding DUF1684 domain-containing protein, producing MPAKEHLEGQWREWRHARVAELTRPYGWTALVAQHWLRDGDTGLELEGLPGTWGVEDGKVLYTPPTEGPNLVVDGEYATATVEVVPGRNQTYGHGSSVPVYFGLSEVETIPRTTDDGDRIFAVRVRDPRESARKDFSGLTAYEYDPSWRIPARFTPAVREDVEQVTVETGVRETTARIGTLAFEHAGRTYELALIGKDAAYGVQPVAHIRDLTSAKTTYGAGRVVELQFSDESGERIDHIDFNYLTALPCAFTNFVTCPLPPSQNHLDFEVLAGEKKPDVVIDRVLTFQSS from the coding sequence ATGCCCGCGAAGGAGCACCTCGAAGGCCAGTGGCGGGAGTGGCGTCACGCCAGGGTCGCGGAACTCACACGCCCCTACGGGTGGACCGCGCTCGTCGCCCAGCACTGGCTCCGCGACGGCGACACCGGGCTCGAGCTCGAGGGTCTGCCCGGCACGTGGGGCGTGGAGGACGGGAAGGTCCTGTACACACCGCCCACCGAGGGGCCGAACCTCGTCGTCGACGGGGAATACGCCACGGCGACGGTCGAGGTCGTCCCCGGTCGCAATCAGACCTACGGACACGGGAGCAGCGTGCCCGTCTACTTCGGGCTGAGCGAGGTCGAGACGATCCCCCGCACGACCGATGACGGCGACCGTATCTTCGCCGTCCGCGTGCGCGACCCCCGCGAGTCCGCCCGCAAGGACTTCTCGGGTCTCACCGCGTACGAGTACGACCCGTCCTGGCGCATCCCCGCGCGCTTCACCCCGGCCGTCCGCGAGGACGTGGAGCAGGTCACGGTCGAGACCGGCGTGCGCGAGACGACCGCGCGCATCGGGACGCTCGCCTTCGAGCACGCCGGGCGCACGTACGAGCTCGCACTGATCGGCAAGGACGCGGCCTACGGCGTGCAGCCGGTGGCGCACATCCGCGACCTCACGAGCGCGAAGACCACCTACGGCGCGGGGCGCGTCGTCGAGCTGCAGTTCAGCGACGAGTCCGGTGAGCGCATCGATCACATCGACTTCAACTACCTGACCGCCCTGCCCTGCGCGTTCACGAACTTCGTGACATGCCCGCTTCCACCGAGCCAGAACCACCTCGACTTCGAGGTGCTCGCCGGAGAGAAGAAGCCTGACGTCGTGATCGACCGAGTGCTGACCTTCCAGAGCAGCTGA
- a CDS encoding Ldh family oxidoreductase encodes MRVITAHLLADLRQTLGAAAPAADPADVARAAFWLVQAEQLGLGEFGIRMLVRELERLEEDDATAAANVGDGAAIGSIDATAVPGVVALASAVRRASEAVAAHGLALVGIRGAGALGILGLAARSLASQGTVAFIAAQSPAAVAPWGARAAAIGTNPLAIAVPRTEAPPLVVDYATSSLTLAAVHEARRSGALLPEGIALDAAGEPTVDPAAVAAVLPAGLAGSLTGLVVELLAGVAVGGRVTDPEARMSRGAVIVAFDPARAGGTDAAAAASTLDRDWRAAGGHLPARFDALGDRPEDLPDALEIEESAVAWLSDRVAGSSPA; translated from the coding sequence ATGAGGGTCATCACTGCGCATCTCCTCGCCGATCTCCGCCAGACGCTGGGCGCGGCGGCGCCTGCGGCGGATCCCGCAGACGTCGCGCGTGCGGCATTCTGGCTCGTGCAGGCGGAACAGCTCGGTCTCGGCGAGTTCGGGATCCGGATGCTGGTCCGTGAACTCGAACGGCTCGAGGAGGACGACGCGACGGCCGCGGCGAACGTCGGGGACGGTGCCGCGATCGGCTCGATCGACGCGACAGCAGTCCCTGGTGTGGTCGCGCTGGCGTCCGCGGTGCGGCGTGCCTCGGAAGCCGTCGCTGCACATGGACTGGCTCTCGTGGGAATCCGCGGAGCCGGTGCGCTCGGCATCCTGGGTCTCGCCGCGCGATCGCTCGCGTCGCAGGGCACCGTCGCCTTCATCGCGGCACAGTCCCCCGCAGCCGTCGCGCCGTGGGGGGCACGGGCCGCCGCTATCGGCACGAATCCGCTCGCGATCGCCGTTCCACGCACCGAGGCTCCTCCCCTGGTCGTCGACTACGCGACGTCGTCGCTCACCCTGGCCGCCGTGCATGAGGCGCGCCGCTCCGGTGCGCTGCTCCCCGAGGGCATCGCGCTGGACGCGGCCGGCGAGCCGACCGTCGATCCTGCCGCCGTGGCCGCCGTGCTCCCTGCGGGGCTCGCAGGCTCACTGACCGGGCTGGTCGTCGAACTGCTGGCCGGCGTCGCGGTGGGAGGACGGGTCACCGATCCGGAGGCACGGATGAGCCGGGGCGCCGTGATCGTGGCGTTCGATCCTGCCCGCGCCGGTGGCACCGACGCGGCCGCGGCTGCGTCCACACTCGACCGCGACTGGCGCGCCGCAGGAGGACACCTGCCCGCGCGCTTCGACGCGCTCGGAGACCGGCCGGAAGACCTCCCCGACGCCCTCGAGATCGAAGAGTCCGCGGTCGCCTGGTTGTCCGACAGAGTCGCCGGAAGCTCGCCCGCATGA